The following are encoded together in the Bradyrhizobium genosp. L genome:
- a CDS encoding patatin-like phospholipase family protein, protein MSDNFALFKTLSAEQRLRAIAAMTRQDLVRGQLLVEQGASADALYLVLHGALSVFRSDQAEPISELRAGELVGEIGFFANIPRTANVIAIRDTSVLVLTRAAYATLVQEAPAIVDALLAALAQRFARESARLVPVRASPKARTVALIDGGHEPVPAGFEPRLRQALVAVGAEIVDLARLQSMFPGRALDASEISDWLNQLEYNAPLVVYFGGREASEWARKAIRQADLVVLVCRGDAPATEQTEIESFACTVHPVSARRLVRVHDHRSHEVSGTAAWLARLPCFMHHHVALEDQIDIDSLVRFLCGRAIGFVAGGGGSQGTAHVGIHKAFRERGVTFDIFVGTSVGSAMAAGFAKNYDAEHLERGTHEIFVASRSFRRPTWPRYALLDHKAFDAALADQYGRHCRIEDCWRPFAAVATNLSTHSLELIRTGLLWQAVRASSAIPGLLPPFYTREGVMLVDGCLVDNVPLAPMQQLKSGPNLVVHFGEPATEMFDVDYAALPGRLELLAAMLLPFGRKALPAAPSAINVLWRSLVAHQRYDTLPTTPSDVVMRPPTPFGIDVTDFVHHREIFQSSYLWARDSIAALEAAKNPAVAAIVASADHEDSAAPAATSLETLLR, encoded by the coding sequence GTGTCTGACAACTTTGCGCTGTTCAAGACGCTCAGCGCGGAACAGCGGCTGAGGGCCATTGCGGCAATGACCCGGCAGGACCTTGTGCGCGGCCAGCTGCTGGTCGAGCAGGGAGCGTCCGCGGATGCATTGTACCTGGTGCTGCATGGTGCGCTGTCCGTGTTCCGGAGCGATCAAGCCGAGCCGATATCCGAGCTCCGCGCCGGCGAACTGGTCGGCGAGATCGGTTTCTTTGCCAACATCCCGCGCACTGCCAATGTGATTGCCATCCGCGACACCAGCGTGCTGGTGTTGACGCGCGCGGCGTATGCGACGCTGGTGCAGGAAGCACCGGCCATCGTCGATGCGTTGCTCGCAGCCCTTGCACAGCGGTTTGCCCGCGAATCCGCGCGCCTCGTTCCGGTCCGGGCGTCGCCCAAGGCCCGAACCGTCGCCCTGATCGATGGCGGCCACGAGCCGGTGCCTGCGGGGTTTGAGCCGCGGCTGCGCCAAGCCCTGGTTGCGGTCGGTGCCGAGATCGTCGATCTCGCACGCCTCCAGTCGATGTTTCCGGGGCGCGCACTGGATGCGTCCGAGATCTCCGACTGGCTCAACCAGCTCGAATACAACGCGCCGCTGGTGGTCTATTTCGGTGGTCGCGAGGCCTCCGAATGGGCACGCAAGGCGATCAGGCAGGCCGATCTCGTTGTGTTGGTCTGCCGCGGCGATGCTCCCGCGACGGAGCAGACGGAGATCGAAAGCTTCGCCTGTACGGTCCATCCCGTCTCGGCGCGACGCCTGGTTCGCGTGCACGATCATCGCAGCCACGAGGTCAGCGGCACCGCGGCGTGGCTGGCGCGGCTGCCGTGCTTCATGCACCATCATGTCGCGCTCGAGGATCAGATCGACATCGACAGCCTGGTCCGCTTCCTCTGCGGCCGCGCCATCGGATTTGTCGCCGGCGGTGGCGGCAGCCAGGGCACGGCGCATGTCGGGATCCACAAGGCGTTTCGCGAGCGCGGCGTGACCTTCGACATCTTCGTCGGCACCAGCGTCGGCTCGGCGATGGCGGCAGGCTTTGCCAAGAACTACGATGCCGAGCACCTCGAACGCGGCACCCATGAGATCTTCGTCGCCAGCCGCAGCTTCCGCCGTCCGACCTGGCCGCGCTACGCGCTGCTGGATCACAAGGCCTTCGACGCCGCGCTCGCCGATCAATACGGCCGGCATTGCCGGATCGAGGATTGCTGGCGGCCGTTCGCGGCAGTCGCGACCAATCTGTCGACCCACAGTCTCGAATTGATCCGTACCGGCCTGCTGTGGCAGGCGGTGCGCGCATCGAGCGCGATCCCCGGGCTGCTGCCGCCGTTCTACACAAGGGAGGGGGTGATGCTGGTCGACGGATGCCTGGTCGACAACGTGCCGCTGGCGCCGATGCAGCAGCTGAAGAGCGGCCCCAACCTGGTGGTTCATTTCGGTGAGCCGGCCACCGAGATGTTCGACGTCGACTATGCCGCGCTGCCCGGGCGGCTGGAGCTGCTTGCGGCGATGCTGCTGCCGTTCGGCAGGAAGGCGCTTCCCGCAGCGCCGAGCGCCATCAACGTGCTGTGGCGCAGCCTGGTCGCGCATCAGCGCTACGATACCTTGCCGACCACGCCGTCGGACGTGGTGATGCGGCCGCCCACGCCGTTCGGCATCGACGTGACGGATTTCGTCCACCATCGGGAGATTTTCCAGTCGTCCTACCTCTGGGCCCGCGACTCCATTGCCGCGCTGGAGGCGGCGAAGAATCCCGCCGTCGCTGCCATCGTCGCGTCGGCCGATCACGAGGACAGCGCCGCGCCCGCGGCAACTTCACTGGAGACGTTGCTCCGCTGA
- a CDS encoding zinc-binding dehydrogenase, whose translation MQQIRVCTHEGPGAKPVIRTVPWPKVGKKGALIKVGACGVCGTDLHILKGHWPKPLPWPFTLGHELGGVIVECGAEFTEDFMSKPLKVGSKVMIPPLMPCGRCYYCIHYPQSANKCLTPVYYGRYLGFDKAPHMWGGWAEYVYVDLDMLPGTKIYKLPDDMSLRLGALSEPLTSCIRAFNRATRAGGFTWGDTVVIQGSGPIGILAVAAAQEMGAGRVICVGAPETPRLALARKFGAEATVDIEQLKTPEQRIKAVRDIVGGFGADLVMDCSGHPTAGPEGIEMLRDGGTYVEMGQFTDAGSINTSWHRICTKDLNVLGSWGFTGNDLPLGVDMLYRTRDKYPWLDMQTIYPFTEEGVGQAVADAMAMKTVKSTIVPWPELVE comes from the coding sequence ATGCAGCAGATCCGCGTATGCACCCATGAGGGACCCGGCGCAAAGCCCGTGATCCGCACCGTGCCGTGGCCGAAGGTCGGCAAGAAAGGCGCGCTGATCAAGGTCGGGGCCTGCGGCGTCTGCGGCACCGATCTGCATATCCTGAAGGGTCACTGGCCGAAGCCGTTGCCGTGGCCGTTCACGCTCGGCCATGAGCTCGGCGGCGTGATCGTCGAATGCGGCGCGGAATTCACCGAGGATTTCATGAGCAAGCCGCTCAAGGTCGGCTCCAAGGTGATGATCCCGCCCTTGATGCCGTGCGGCCGCTGCTACTACTGCATTCACTATCCGCAAAGCGCCAACAAATGCCTGACGCCGGTCTATTACGGCCGCTATCTCGGTTTCGACAAGGCGCCGCACATGTGGGGCGGCTGGGCCGAATACGTCTATGTCGATCTCGACATGCTGCCGGGCACCAAGATCTACAAACTGCCCGACGACATGTCGCTCAGACTGGGCGCGCTGTCGGAGCCCCTGACCTCCTGCATCCGCGCTTTCAACCGCGCCACCCGGGCCGGCGGGTTCACCTGGGGCGACACCGTGGTGATCCAGGGCTCCGGCCCGATCGGCATCCTCGCGGTTGCAGCCGCCCAGGAGATGGGAGCAGGGCGCGTGATCTGCGTCGGCGCGCCGGAGACGCCGCGGCTGGCGCTGGCGCGCAAGTTCGGCGCCGAGGCGACCGTCGACATCGAGCAGCTCAAGACGCCCGAGCAGCGCATCAAGGCGGTGCGCGACATCGTCGGCGGCTTTGGCGCCGATCTGGTGATGGATTGCTCGGGCCATCCGACGGCCGGCCCCGAGGGCATCGAGATGCTGCGCGACGGCGGCACCTATGTCGAAATGGGCCAGTTCACCGATGCCGGCTCGATCAACACGTCGTGGCACCGCATCTGCACCAAGGATCTCAACGTGCTCGGTTCCTGGGGCTTCACCGGCAACGACCTGCCGCTCGGCGTCGACATGCTCTATCGCACCCGTGACAAATATCCCTGGCTCGACATGCAGACGATCTATCCATTCACCGAAGAGGGCGTCGGACAGGCGGTCGCGGATGCGATGGCGATGAAGACGGTGAAGTCGACCATCGTGCCGTGGCCGGAATTGGTGGAATGA
- a CDS encoding acyl-CoA desaturase: MPGNGIKLQPGSERIVADDGTDPLDGRVQWAPAKSLWLGSMTAIAIIFGPLTFSGSAFALFIVTSGITLCFGHSVGMHRRLIHASFDCPLWLERLCVYLGTLVGMAGPYGMVRLHDFRDWAQRQAACHDYSCHRAGFWRDAWWQLHCTLVLKHPPIFRLEPRLASDRFYAFVERTWMWQQLPWALLFFVLGSWSWLVWGICVRTSVCVTGHWLIGHCSHRKGGQSWIIDGVAAQGYNVGIAGLISMGESWHNNHHAYPNSAKLGLLPGQIDLGWWLIKVFEALGLATNIKTPDNLAPRPGLRRVDGVGDADAPRRIGRALFP, translated from the coding sequence ATGCCAGGTAACGGAATCAAGCTGCAGCCCGGGTCTGAGCGGATCGTTGCGGACGACGGCACGGACCCGCTGGATGGTCGCGTGCAATGGGCGCCCGCAAAATCGCTCTGGCTCGGCAGCATGACCGCCATCGCGATCATCTTCGGGCCGCTCACGTTCTCCGGAAGCGCATTCGCGCTGTTCATCGTGACCAGCGGCATCACGTTGTGCTTCGGCCATTCGGTCGGCATGCACCGGCGATTGATCCATGCAAGCTTCGACTGTCCGCTGTGGCTGGAACGGCTCTGCGTCTATCTCGGTACGCTGGTCGGCATGGCCGGGCCCTACGGCATGGTGCGGCTGCACGATTTCCGCGACTGGGCGCAGCGCCAGGCGGCGTGCCACGATTACTCCTGTCACCGCGCCGGCTTCTGGCGCGACGCCTGGTGGCAGCTGCACTGCACGCTTGTGCTGAAGCACCCGCCGATATTCCGGCTCGAGCCGCGGCTCGCGAGCGACCGCTTCTATGCCTTCGTCGAGCGGACCTGGATGTGGCAGCAACTGCCCTGGGCCCTGCTGTTCTTTGTTCTGGGATCGTGGAGCTGGCTGGTCTGGGGCATATGCGTGCGAACAAGCGTCTGCGTCACCGGGCACTGGCTGATCGGCCATTGTTCGCATCGCAAGGGCGGGCAGAGCTGGATCATCGACGGCGTCGCGGCCCAGGGCTACAATGTCGGCATCGCCGGGCTGATCAGCATGGGCGAGAGCTGGCACAACAACCATCATGCCTATCCGAACTCCGCGAAACTCGGATTGTTGCCGGGCCAGATCGATCTCGGCTGGTGGCTGATCAAGGTGTTCGAGGCCCTTGGCCTCGCAACCAACATCAAGACGCCCGACAACCTCGCGCCAAGGCCCGGACTGCGCCGCGTCGACGGCGTGGGTGACGCCGACGCACCGAGACGGATCGGCCGTGCCCTGTTCCCGTGA
- a CDS encoding PilZ domain-containing protein: protein MSFAQKKTTVVPVAEERRRFQRVKVHLLGRYMLPDRREFPCQIINMSPGGLALLAPGIGNVGDRVIAYLDHIGRVEGRITRIIDNGFAMTIGATARKRDKLAAQLTWLANRDILNLPEDRRHDRIVPRNPIALLTQEDGTRMTCRIIDLSLSGAAIAAENRPPLKSLVMLGRVQSRVVRNLEEGFALEFVHEQAAETLEESVTAR from the coding sequence ATGTCGTTCGCACAGAAAAAAACTACCGTCGTCCCCGTGGCTGAGGAACGGCGGCGCTTTCAGCGCGTCAAGGTCCATCTGCTCGGCCGCTACATGCTGCCCGACCGGCGCGAGTTTCCCTGCCAGATTATCAATATGTCCCCGGGCGGCCTCGCTCTGCTGGCGCCCGGCATCGGCAATGTCGGCGATCGCGTGATCGCCTATCTCGACCATATCGGCCGGGTCGAGGGCCGCATCACCCGGATCATCGACAACGGCTTTGCAATGACGATCGGCGCCACCGCGCGCAAGCGCGACAAGCTCGCCGCACAGCTCACCTGGCTCGCCAACCGCGACATCCTCAATTTGCCCGAGGATCGCCGCCACGACCGTATCGTGCCGCGCAACCCGATCGCGCTGCTCACCCAGGAAGACGGCACGCGGATGACCTGCCGGATCATCGACCTTTCGCTGTCCGGCGCCGCCATCGCGGCCGAGAACCGCCCGCCGCTGAAATCGCTTGTCATGCTCGGCAGGGTGCAGTCACGCGTGGTGCGAAACCTCGAGGAAGGCTTTGCGCTGGAGTTCGTCCACGAGCAGGCCGCGGAAACGCTCGAAGAGAGCGTTACCGCGAGGTAA
- a CDS encoding transglutaminase-like cysteine peptidase, with amino-acid sequence MFGIRGQGKAVAVAALLLSTGVSAKAGEIVYASLGDVARAPIGWVEFCAESPGECRGGATQPRDIVLSQTAWRDLVRVNKWVNETVKPMTDMDHWGVIEKWSLPTDGYGDCEDYVLLKRKMLMDAGWPREALLITVVRDKKGEGHAVLTVKTDKGEFVLDNQNESIVAWTETGYRFVKRQSQSDPNVWVSLGDNRPAVATASSR; translated from the coding sequence ATGTTTGGGATCAGGGGACAGGGGAAAGCTGTGGCGGTTGCCGCCCTGCTGCTTTCGACTGGCGTGTCGGCCAAGGCCGGCGAGATCGTCTACGCCAGCCTCGGCGACGTTGCACGTGCGCCGATCGGCTGGGTCGAATTCTGCGCCGAGAGTCCGGGCGAATGCCGCGGCGGCGCGACACAACCACGCGACATCGTGTTGTCGCAGACCGCCTGGCGCGACCTGGTACGCGTCAACAAGTGGGTCAATGAGACGGTCAAGCCGATGACCGACATGGACCATTGGGGCGTGATCGAGAAATGGTCGTTGCCGACCGACGGCTACGGCGACTGCGAGGACTACGTGCTCCTGAAGCGCAAGATGCTGATGGATGCCGGCTGGCCCCGCGAGGCGCTGTTGATCACGGTCGTCCGCGACAAGAAGGGCGAAGGCCACGCGGTGCTGACGGTGAAGACCGACAAGGGCGAGTTCGTGCTCGACAATCAGAACGAGAGCATCGTCGCCTGGACGGAGACCGGCTACCGCTTCGTCAAGCGGCAATCGCAGAGCGATCCCAATGTCTGGGTCTCGCTCGGCGACAACCGCCCGGCCGTCGCCACGGCAAGCTCACGCTAA
- a CDS encoding BrnT family toxin translates to MKIIWDEPKRLANLAKHGMDFADLNETFFDTALAVATYRNRWRAIGVNIRGVISVIFATRGTEAISIVSMRPASKNERALYEANRR, encoded by the coding sequence ATGAAGATCATTTGGGACGAGCCGAAGCGCCTCGCCAATCTGGCGAAGCATGGAATGGACTTCGCTGATCTCAACGAAACGTTCTTCGACACCGCTTTGGCTGTGGCGACCTACCGCAACCGATGGCGCGCGATCGGCGTGAACATTCGCGGCGTCATCTCGGTCATCTTCGCGACCCGCGGCACCGAAGCGATCAGCATCGTCAGCATGCGTCCCGCAAGCAAGAATGAAAGGGCCCTCTATGAAGCGAACCGTCGTTAA
- a CDS encoding BrnA antitoxin family protein — protein MKRTVVKKGYTAKDVRAVSDNPEWTKQDFSKAKPFNEVFATMRKGRGPNKIPTKTQVTLRLSPAVLEHFKAAGPGWQSRIDEALVKMVKRKAG, from the coding sequence ATGAAGCGAACCGTCGTTAAGAAGGGCTACACGGCGAAGGATGTCCGCGCCGTGAGCGATAATCCCGAATGGACCAAGCAGGATTTTTCGAAAGCAAAGCCATTCAACGAGGTTTTTGCGACGATGCGCAAGGGCCGCGGCCCGAATAAGATTCCGACCAAGACCCAGGTCACGCTGCGGCTCAGCCCTGCGGTGCTTGAACATTTCAAGGCGGCAGGTCCGGGCTGGCAGAGCCGGATTGATGAAGCTCTCGTCAAGATGGTCAAGCGCAAGGCCGGTTAG
- a CDS encoding efflux RND transporter permease subunit — MNEIVGIALRRPYTFVVLALLILIIGPLAAMRTPTDIFPDIRIPVIGVVWQYTGLPPDQMSGRITTPFERALTTTVNDIEHIVANSYNGVGIVKIFFQPNVDIRTANAQVTAISQTLLKQMPPGATPPLILNYNASTVPIIQLALSGAGLTEQNLADIGINQLRTPLVTVPGAAIPYPYGGKQRQIQIDLDPTALQALGLSGQDVANTLAAQNLITPVGTEKIGDFEYTINLNNSPLKIAEFGNLPIKTVNGAMVYVRDVATIRDGNPPQTNIVHVNGNRSVLMMVLKAGSISTLDIIDGIKKKVEEFKSSLPPALKIDFVGDQSIFVRGAITGVAREGVIAALLTSVMILLFLGSWRSTIIIATSIPLAVLGSIIMLSVIGETLNIMTLGGLALAVGILVDEATVTIENINYHLEQGKEVERAILDGANQIVVPAFVSLLCICIVFVPMFFLQGVARFLFVPMAEAVMFAMLWSFILSRTLVPTMAKYLLHAHEHVDGDAPRSRNPLVRIQRGFEAGFERFRAGYADVLALALAHRPTFVAGFICIVATSFLLVPYLGRNFFPSVDAGQILMHVRTQVGTRVEDSADQFARIQRAIRTLIPSDEIETMTDNIGMPISGINMTYNNTGVIGSQDGDIQIKLREGHRPTDDHIKTLREQLPRLFPGTSFAFLPADIVNQILNFGAPAPIDLEIRGPNLDGNFAYASGLIEKLRHIPGVADARIQQSARSPTFNVDVDRTRAQYVGLSERDITNSMVVNLAGSSQVAPTYYLDPNNGVSYSIVMQTPQYQLDTLSSLEALPITGSTTRQPVLLGGIAKITRTTSDAVVSQYDIQPMVQIYATPQGRDLGAVATDIRKLMAETAKDLPKGSTISLVGQVQTMESSFSGLLFGLLGAVVLIYLLIVVNFQSWSDPFVIVTALPAALAGIVWMLFATETTLSVPALTGAIMCMGVATANSVLVISFARERYAELGDPRAAALEAGFVRIRPVVMTALAMIIGMLPMALGLGEGGEQNAPLGRAVIGGLMFSTIATLMFVPVVFSLVHKKRDTAEAEIASLHEQRAQAAE, encoded by the coding sequence ATGAATGAAATAGTCGGGATCGCCCTGAGGCGGCCGTATACCTTCGTGGTGCTGGCGCTGCTCATCCTGATCATCGGGCCGCTGGCCGCGATGCGGACGCCGACCGATATCTTCCCGGATATCCGGATCCCCGTGATCGGCGTGGTCTGGCAGTACACCGGGCTGCCGCCCGACCAGATGTCCGGCCGCATCACGACGCCGTTCGAGCGCGCGCTCACCACGACCGTCAACGACATCGAGCACATCGTCGCCAATTCCTACAACGGCGTCGGCATCGTCAAGATCTTCTTCCAGCCCAATGTCGACATCCGTACCGCCAACGCCCAGGTCACCGCGATCTCGCAGACCCTGCTCAAGCAGATGCCGCCCGGTGCGACGCCGCCCTTGATCCTGAACTACAATGCTTCCACCGTTCCGATCATCCAGCTCGCTCTGTCGGGCGCGGGGCTCACCGAGCAGAACCTCGCCGATATCGGCATCAACCAGCTGCGCACGCCGCTGGTCACCGTGCCGGGCGCGGCCATACCCTATCCCTACGGCGGCAAGCAGCGGCAGATCCAGATCGACCTCGACCCGACCGCGTTGCAGGCCCTCGGCCTGTCAGGTCAGGATGTCGCCAACACGCTGGCTGCACAAAATCTGATCACGCCGGTCGGGACGGAGAAGATCGGCGATTTCGAATACACCATCAACCTCAACAACTCGCCGCTGAAAATCGCGGAGTTCGGCAATCTTCCGATCAAGACTGTCAACGGCGCGATGGTCTATGTGCGCGACGTCGCGACCATCCGCGACGGCAACCCGCCGCAGACCAACATCGTCCACGTTAACGGCAACCGCTCGGTGCTGATGATGGTGCTGAAGGCGGGCTCGATCTCGACGCTCGACATCATCGACGGCATCAAGAAGAAGGTCGAGGAGTTCAAGTCGTCGCTGCCGCCGGCGCTGAAGATTGATTTCGTCGGCGACCAGTCGATCTTCGTCCGCGGCGCCATCACCGGCGTGGCGCGCGAAGGCGTCATCGCGGCACTGTTGACCAGCGTGATGATCCTGCTGTTTCTCGGCAGCTGGCGCTCGACCATCATCATCGCGACCTCGATTCCGCTCGCCGTGCTCGGCTCGATCATCATGCTGTCTGTCATCGGCGAGACCCTCAACATCATGACCTTGGGTGGCCTGGCGCTCGCAGTCGGCATCCTGGTCGACGAAGCGACCGTGACGATCGAGAACATCAACTACCATCTCGAGCAGGGCAAGGAGGTCGAGCGCGCCATCCTCGACGGCGCCAACCAGATCGTGGTGCCGGCCTTCGTCTCGCTGCTCTGCATCTGCATCGTGTTCGTGCCGATGTTCTTCCTGCAAGGTGTGGCGCGCTTCCTGTTCGTGCCGATGGCCGAAGCCGTGATGTTCGCGATGCTGTGGTCGTTCATCCTGTCGCGCACGCTGGTGCCGACGATGGCGAAATATCTGCTGCATGCGCATGAGCACGTCGATGGCGACGCGCCGCGCTCGCGCAATCCGCTGGTGCGAATCCAGCGCGGCTTCGAGGCCGGCTTCGAGCGGTTTCGCGCCGGCTACGCCGACGTTCTCGCGCTCGCGCTCGCGCACAGACCGACTTTCGTCGCCGGCTTCATCTGCATCGTTGCGACGTCCTTCCTGCTGGTGCCCTATCTCGGGCGCAACTTCTTCCCGTCGGTCGATGCCGGCCAGATCCTGATGCATGTGCGGACCCAGGTCGGCACCCGCGTCGAGGACTCCGCCGATCAGTTCGCCCGGATCCAGCGGGCGATCCGAACGCTGATCCCGTCCGACGAGATCGAGACCATGACCGACAATATCGGCATGCCGATCTCCGGCATCAACATGACCTACAACAACACCGGCGTGATCGGCTCGCAGGACGGCGATATCCAGATCAAGCTGAGGGAAGGTCACCGGCCCACCGATGACCACATCAAGACCTTGCGCGAGCAACTGCCGCGGCTGTTTCCGGGCACCAGCTTCGCGTTCCTGCCGGCCGACATCGTCAACCAGATCCTCAATTTCGGGGCGCCGGCGCCGATCGACCTCGAAATCCGTGGTCCGAACCTGGACGGCAACTTCGCCTATGCAAGCGGCCTGATCGAGAAGCTGCGCCACATTCCCGGGGTCGCCGATGCCCGCATCCAGCAATCCGCGCGCAGCCCGACCTTCAATGTCGACGTCGATCGCACGCGCGCCCAGTATGTCGGCCTGTCCGAGCGCGACATCACCAACAGCATGGTGGTCAATCTGGCCGGCAGCTCGCAGGTCGCGCCGACTTACTATCTCGATCCGAACAACGGCGTCTCCTATTCGATCGTGATGCAGACGCCGCAATATCAGTTGGACACGCTGAGTTCGCTGGAGGCGCTGCCGATCACGGGGTCCACGACCCGACAGCCGGTGCTGCTCGGCGGCATCGCCAAGATCACGCGGACGACATCGGATGCGGTCGTGTCCCAGTACGACATCCAGCCGATGGTCCAGATCTATGCCACGCCGCAGGGGCGTGACCTCGGCGCGGTCGCCACCGATATCCGCAAGCTGATGGCCGAAACCGCCAAGGACCTGCCCAAGGGCAGCACGATTTCGCTGGTGGGGCAGGTGCAGACCATGGAGAGCTCGTTCTCCGGCCTGCTGTTCGGACTGCTCGGCGCGGTGGTGCTGATCTATCTGCTCATCGTCGTGAATTTCCAGTCGTGGTCCGATCCCTTCGTGATCGTGACGGCGCTGCCGGCTGCGTTGGCCGGCATCGTCTGGATGTTGTTCGCAACCGAAACCACGCTGTCGGTGCCGGCGCTGACCGGCGCCATCATGTGCATGGGGGTCGCGACCGCCAACAGCGTGCTGGTGATCAGTTTCGCCCGCGAGCGCTACGCCGAGCTCGGCGACCCCCGCGCCGCGGCGCTGGAAGCCGGCTTCGTCCGCATCCGCCCGGTCGTGATGACGGCGCTGGCGATGATCATCGGCATGCTGCCGATGGCGCTCGGCCTCGGCGAGGGCGGCGAGCAGAATGCCCCGCTCGGGCGCGCCGTGATCGGCGGCCTGATGTTCTCCACCATCGCGACGCTGATGTTCGTGCCCGTGGTGTTCAGCCTGGTGCACAAGAAGCGGGACACGGCTGAGGCCGAGATCGCGTCGCTCCATGAGCAGCGCGCGCAGGCTGCCGAATAG
- a CDS encoding TetR/AcrR family transcriptional regulator, which produces MNATGLGTRDRLLAAAQDELIEGHGHFEMQAVARRAQVSVGLAYHHFGSKAGLIAAVVEAFYGRLDAAAFGGAKLSAQNWADRERERIGAYVAFHYDHPFALLVIGPLSRAPEVLDVEIAFTNRQLAGGARMLQAAQRDGIIPADLDPDLTIALMIGGIRQALIGALGSEARPDPVTLTNEIWAFMAAALRLSVQPKRSARGRN; this is translated from the coding sequence GTGAACGCAACCGGCTTGGGGACTCGCGACAGGCTGCTCGCCGCGGCGCAGGACGAGCTCATCGAGGGCCACGGGCACTTCGAGATGCAGGCCGTGGCGCGACGGGCACAGGTTTCGGTCGGGCTCGCCTATCACCACTTCGGTTCCAAGGCAGGGCTGATCGCCGCCGTGGTCGAGGCGTTCTACGGCCGCCTCGATGCGGCGGCCTTCGGCGGCGCCAAGCTCTCCGCCCAAAACTGGGCCGACCGCGAGCGGGAGCGGATCGGTGCCTATGTCGCCTTTCACTATGACCACCCGTTCGCATTGCTGGTGATCGGGCCGCTGAGCCGTGCGCCCGAGGTGCTCGACGTCGAGATTGCCTTCACCAACCGTCAGCTCGCCGGCGGCGCGCGGATGCTTCAGGCTGCGCAGCGCGACGGCATCATTCCCGCCGATCTCGATCCGGATCTGACCATCGCACTGATGATCGGCGGCATCCGCCAGGCCTTGATCGGCGCGCTGGGCAGCGAAGCGCGGCCCGATCCGGTCACGCTGACCAACGAGATCTGGGCCTTCATGGCCGCCGCGCTGCGGCTCTCCGTGCAGCCGAAAAGATCCGCGCGCGGTCGCAACTGA
- the fabA gene encoding bifunctional 3-hydroxydecanoyl-ACP dehydratase/trans-2-decenoyl-ACP isomerase, which produces MAIPFKPHDFHAPLTSYVKQDLLRSSEGGYFGPDNAQLPAPPMLMMDRITEISLDGGAFGKGHVVAELDITPDLWFFACHFAGDPVMPGCLGLDAMWQIIGFWLGWSGSPGRGRALGVGEVKFRGHITPEVRRVRYEVEMRQVRRGRLVLGIADGRVLADEACVYLAKDMRVGLIAPAA; this is translated from the coding sequence ATGGCCATCCCGTTCAAGCCGCACGATTTTCACGCACCGCTCACATCCTACGTGAAGCAGGATCTGCTGCGTTCGAGCGAGGGCGGCTATTTCGGCCCTGATAACGCGCAGCTGCCGGCTCCGCCGATGCTGATGATGGACCGCATCACCGAGATCAGCCTGGACGGCGGCGCGTTCGGCAAGGGCCATGTCGTCGCCGAACTCGACATCACCCCCGACCTCTGGTTCTTCGCCTGTCATTTTGCCGGAGACCCGGTGATGCCGGGATGCCTGGGGCTCGACGCGATGTGGCAGATCATCGGATTCTGGCTCGGCTGGTCGGGGTCGCCGGGCCGAGGCCGGGCGCTCGGAGTCGGCGAGGTGAAGTTCAGGGGTCACATCACGCCGGAGGTCAGACGCGTCCGCTATGAGGTCGAGATGCGCCAGGTCCGGCGCGGCAGGCTGGTTCTCGGCATCGCGGACGGCCGCGTGCTGGCGGATGAGGCCTGTGTTTATCTCGCCAAGGACATGAGGGTCGGCCTGATCGCGCCCGCGGCCTGA